From a single Apium graveolens cultivar Ventura chromosome 2, ASM990537v1, whole genome shotgun sequence genomic region:
- the LOC141708928 gene encoding calmodulin-binding receptor-like cytoplasmic kinase 3 isoform X1, which translates to MKYVYKVLSPGRAVVLLSLLLLVQLPAVVLSSRLIQSASCGTYSVSPVSNSGHELFYINDKLVDRQLFCKTLKLCVSNHCFSGTKLANRYCRLNIALDELPSETARKLLQRVITVETTEHHTSLSDEENDHKPVLRPKHLAMAVPGMFVLCCAFLCPCFRARRKEAEHAVLSKEPVSMDSLSSLEMSVSEKVPASPMRVPPSPSRFSMSPKLNRIGSVHLSMSQAATATQNFSPSLRLGEGGFGTVYKGRLRDGQVVAIKRAKKEHFEAIKVEFKTEVELLAKIDHRNLVKLLGYVDKGNDCLIITEFVPNGTLRDHLDGLRGNPLDFNQRLEITIDIAHGLTYLHQYAEKKIIHRDVKSTNILLTESMRAKVADFGFARLGDMESDKTHVSTKVKGTVGYLDPEYMKTFQLTPKSDVYSFGVLILEILTGRRPVEPKRAPDERVTIRWAFTKYESGNMKEILDPSMGTAVDRDTLKKMFDLAFRCVAPTRVDRPEMKSVGEQLWGIRMDYLRSRRIGNY; encoded by the exons ATGAAGTATGTATATAAGGTATTGTCACCGGGAAGGGCAGTAGTTTTATTGAGCTTGTTGTTGTTGGTTCAGTTGCCAGCAGTAGTACTTTCCTCGAGGCTGATTCAATCAGCTTCATGTGGTACATATAGTGTTAGTCCTGTAAGCAATTCTGGTCATGAATTGTTTTACATTAATGACAAGTTAGTGGACAGGCAGTTATTCTGCAAAACCCTGAAACTCTGTGTGTCAAACCATTGCTTCAGTGGTACAAAACTTGCGAATCGTTACTGCAGGTTGAATATTGCATTAG ATGAGCTACCCTCGGAGACTGCAAGAAAACTTTTGCAAAGGGTGATCACGGTAGAAACTACAGAACATCACACAAGTCTGTCGGATGAAGAGAATGATCACAAACCAGTGCTGAGGCCAAAACATTTGGCAATGGCAGTACCAGGAATGTTTGTTCTCTGCTGTGCTTTTCTTTGCCCTTGCTTTCGTGCCAGAAGAAAAGAAGCAGAACATGCTGTGCTTTCTAAGGAACCTGTTTCAA TGGATTCTCTATCCTCCTTAGAAATGTCTGTTTCGGAGAAAGTTCCTGCCAGTCCAATGCGAGTGCCACCAAGCCCTTCGAGGTTCTCCATGTCTCCGAAACTAAACAGGATTGGATCAGTTCATCTGAGTATGAGTCAGGCTGCTACGGCCACACAGAATTTCTCACCATCACTACGATTAGGTGAAGGAGGTTTTGGGACAGTCTACAAAGGCCGACTCCGAGACGGTCAGGTGGTTGCCATAAAACGTGCAAAGAAG GAACATTTTGAAGCTATAAAAGTTGAATTTAAAACTGAGGTCGAACTTCTAGCAAAAATTGATCATCGGAATCTAGTGAAGCTGCTTGGTtatgttgataaaggaaatgatTGTCTTATCATCACCGAATTCGTGCCTAATGGTACTTTAAGAGACCACTTGGATG GTTTGCGAGGAAATCCCCTGGATTTTAATCAGCGACTTGAGATCACCATTGATATTGCTCACGGCTTGACTTATCTTCATCAATATGCAG AGAAGAAAATTATCCACCGAGACGTTAAGTCAACCAATATTCTTCTGACAGAGAGCATGCGAGCCAAAGTTGCTGATTTTGGGTTTGCGAGGCTTGGAGATATGGAGTCTGATAAGACCCATGTGTCGACAAAAGTAAAAGGAACAGTTGGTTACCTTGATCCCGAGTATATGAAGACATTTCAACTCACGCCTAAAAGTGATGTATATTCGTTTGGTGTTTTGATATTAGAGATTTTGACAGGCCGTCGTCCTGTGGAGCCAAAAAGAGCACCTGACGAGAGGGTGACTATTAGATGG GCTTTTACAAAGTACGAGAGCGGAAACATGAAGGAAATATTGGACCCTTCGATGGGGACAGCAGTGGACAGGGATACATTGAAGAAAATGTTTGATTTGGCATTCCGGTGTGTGGCACCTACACGAGTCGATCGACCGGAAATGAAATCAGTGGGAGAGCAATTGTGGGGGATTAGAATGGACTACCTTAGAAGCAGAAGAATAGGAAATTATTAA
- the LOC141708928 gene encoding calmodulin-binding receptor-like cytoplasmic kinase 3 isoform X2 yields the protein MAVPGMFVLCCAFLCPCFRARRKEAEHAVLSKEPVSMDSLSSLEMSVSEKVPASPMRVPPSPSRFSMSPKLNRIGSVHLSMSQAATATQNFSPSLRLGEGGFGTVYKGRLRDGQVVAIKRAKKEHFEAIKVEFKTEVELLAKIDHRNLVKLLGYVDKGNDCLIITEFVPNGTLRDHLDGLRGNPLDFNQRLEITIDIAHGLTYLHQYAEKKIIHRDVKSTNILLTESMRAKVADFGFARLGDMESDKTHVSTKVKGTVGYLDPEYMKTFQLTPKSDVYSFGVLILEILTGRRPVEPKRAPDERVTIRWAFTKYESGNMKEILDPSMGTAVDRDTLKKMFDLAFRCVAPTRVDRPEMKSVGEQLWGIRMDYLRSRRIGNY from the exons ATGGCAGTACCAGGAATGTTTGTTCTCTGCTGTGCTTTTCTTTGCCCTTGCTTTCGTGCCAGAAGAAAAGAAGCAGAACATGCTGTGCTTTCTAAGGAACCTGTTTCAA TGGATTCTCTATCCTCCTTAGAAATGTCTGTTTCGGAGAAAGTTCCTGCCAGTCCAATGCGAGTGCCACCAAGCCCTTCGAGGTTCTCCATGTCTCCGAAACTAAACAGGATTGGATCAGTTCATCTGAGTATGAGTCAGGCTGCTACGGCCACACAGAATTTCTCACCATCACTACGATTAGGTGAAGGAGGTTTTGGGACAGTCTACAAAGGCCGACTCCGAGACGGTCAGGTGGTTGCCATAAAACGTGCAAAGAAG GAACATTTTGAAGCTATAAAAGTTGAATTTAAAACTGAGGTCGAACTTCTAGCAAAAATTGATCATCGGAATCTAGTGAAGCTGCTTGGTtatgttgataaaggaaatgatTGTCTTATCATCACCGAATTCGTGCCTAATGGTACTTTAAGAGACCACTTGGATG GTTTGCGAGGAAATCCCCTGGATTTTAATCAGCGACTTGAGATCACCATTGATATTGCTCACGGCTTGACTTATCTTCATCAATATGCAG AGAAGAAAATTATCCACCGAGACGTTAAGTCAACCAATATTCTTCTGACAGAGAGCATGCGAGCCAAAGTTGCTGATTTTGGGTTTGCGAGGCTTGGAGATATGGAGTCTGATAAGACCCATGTGTCGACAAAAGTAAAAGGAACAGTTGGTTACCTTGATCCCGAGTATATGAAGACATTTCAACTCACGCCTAAAAGTGATGTATATTCGTTTGGTGTTTTGATATTAGAGATTTTGACAGGCCGTCGTCCTGTGGAGCCAAAAAGAGCACCTGACGAGAGGGTGACTATTAGATGG GCTTTTACAAAGTACGAGAGCGGAAACATGAAGGAAATATTGGACCCTTCGATGGGGACAGCAGTGGACAGGGATACATTGAAGAAAATGTTTGATTTGGCATTCCGGTGTGTGGCACCTACACGAGTCGATCGACCGGAAATGAAATCAGTGGGAGAGCAATTGTGGGGGATTAGAATGGACTACCTTAGAAGCAGAAGAATAGGAAATTATTAA